A genomic stretch from Corynebacterium terpenotabidum Y-11 includes:
- a CDS encoding Fpg/Nei family DNA glycosylase has product MPEGHVIHRLATGLTDAFAGSLVAVSSPQGRFAAEAALLDGSELVDAEAWGKHLFVHFSAGTVHIHLGLIGTLQVEPVAAPRGQVRLRIADAVVAADLRGPQRCALVTPDEEDAVIGRLGVDPLRPVDQKLDMVLAKTRRSAKPIGALLMEQNLYAGVGSIYRTEVLFREGIDPRRPGTSLSAEELDAIWADMVMLMRYGEQHGRIDTVRDEHTPEAMGRPPRKDDHGGEVYVYRRAGLPCLVCGAPVETGEMAGRKIYWCPVCQQM; this is encoded by the coding sequence ATGCCTGAGGGACATGTGATCCACCGGCTCGCCACCGGTCTGACGGACGCGTTTGCCGGGTCGCTGGTCGCGGTGAGTTCGCCGCAGGGGCGCTTCGCTGCGGAGGCTGCACTACTCGACGGATCGGAACTGGTGGACGCCGAAGCCTGGGGGAAGCACCTGTTCGTGCACTTCAGTGCGGGCACAGTGCACATCCACCTGGGCCTGATCGGCACCCTGCAGGTCGAGCCGGTCGCTGCCCCGCGCGGCCAGGTTCGGCTGCGCATCGCCGATGCCGTGGTGGCTGCGGACCTGCGGGGTCCGCAGCGCTGTGCACTGGTCACCCCGGATGAGGAGGACGCCGTCATTGGCAGACTCGGCGTCGATCCGCTGCGTCCGGTGGACCAGAAGTTGGACATGGTGCTGGCGAAGACACGGCGCTCGGCGAAGCCCATCGGTGCGCTGCTGATGGAGCAGAACCTGTACGCGGGGGTGGGGAGCATCTACCGCACCGAAGTGCTGTTCCGCGAGGGGATTGACCCGCGGCGCCCGGGAACGTCGTTGTCGGCTGAAGAGCTCGACGCGATCTGGGCGGACATGGTCATGCTCATGCGTTACGGCGAACAACACGGTCGGATCGACACGGTGCGAGACGAACACACGCCGGAGGCGATGGGGCGTCCGCCCCGGAAAGACGACCACGGGGGAGAGGTGTACGTCTACCGGCGCGCCGGGTTGCCCTGCCTGGTGTGCGGTGCGCCGGTGGAGACCGGGGAGATGGCAGGGCGGAAGATCTACTGGTGTCCCGTGTGCCAGCAGATGTAG
- a CDS encoding HNH endonuclease signature motif containing protein — MTTGSPPLDGVATAVIEQISPLVNQSELTIVGALATVDPHLRISTALVWRGRTRADAVRFSHAADIPERMPDLFDLAHQTCRITADHLDTIWTRINRHLLQAPAGIVDDLRAGLDSVVEPAVIDWLSEQDGIVNLADLRSVIDAVLIDSAPGLAAETAQAERDSVRLTRRGRVLTLTAGDEIIAAGIDKTLEDKARALLAGLRRDRSTENPEDLPALPDRSELKAQILLDLLGDNPETLQVRVNLYRTTVDGVSGTGSAYSPEVGWLDAQTAHRLEALAHANGTVAVLPEAEDIPEIPHYRWNLGQRLHLEARDAHCRFPGCTVPAVRCEKDHIVNSPYTDPDSDGPTDVANGQNLCPEHHREKTLGTWHCATPDGGHTIHWTGPHGETATTHASGPLSTYVRKDREPGSPPG; from the coding sequence ATGACAACCGGCTCACCACCACTCGACGGCGTCGCCACTGCTGTCATCGAACAGATATCTCCACTGGTCAACCAGTCGGAGCTGACCATCGTCGGAGCACTCGCCACCGTCGATCCACACCTGCGGATCTCCACCGCCCTGGTCTGGCGCGGGCGCACCCGGGCGGACGCGGTCCGCTTCAGCCACGCCGCCGATATACCCGAGAGAATGCCCGACCTGTTCGATCTAGCGCACCAAACCTGCCGGATCACCGCCGATCACCTCGACACTATCTGGACCCGGATCAACCGTCATCTCCTCCAGGCTCCCGCCGGCATTGTCGATGATCTGCGCGCAGGGCTTGATTCCGTGGTCGAACCTGCGGTCATCGACTGGCTCAGCGAACAGGACGGCATCGTCAATCTCGCTGACCTGCGCAGCGTCATCGACGCGGTGCTCATCGACTCCGCCCCCGGCCTCGCCGCCGAGACCGCACAGGCGGAACGGGACTCGGTCCGGCTCACCCGCCGCGGGCGCGTCCTCACCCTCACCGCCGGCGACGAGATCATCGCTGCCGGCATTGACAAGACCCTCGAGGACAAGGCCCGGGCACTGCTCGCTGGCCTGCGCCGGGACCGCTCCACCGAGAACCCTGAGGACCTGCCCGCTCTGCCGGACCGCAGTGAGCTCAAGGCCCAGATCCTGCTGGACCTGCTCGGTGACAATCCCGAGACTCTCCAGGTCAGGGTGAACCTGTACCGCACCACTGTCGACGGTGTGTCCGGTACCGGTTCCGCCTACTCCCCCGAAGTCGGTTGGCTCGACGCCCAGACCGCCCACCGTCTCGAAGCGCTCGCCCACGCCAACGGCACCGTCGCCGTGCTCCCCGAGGCTGAGGACATCCCCGAGATCCCGCACTACCGGTGGAATCTGGGACAGCGGCTCCACCTGGAGGCCCGCGACGCCCACTGTCGGTTCCCCGGGTGCACAGTTCCCGCCGTACGCTGCGAAAAGGACCACATCGTCAACTCCCCGTACACCGACCCCGACAGTGACGGACCGACGGACGTGGCCAACGGTCAGAACCTCTGCCCCGAGCACCACCGGGAAAAGACACTGGGCACCTGGCACTGTGCCACCCCCGACGGCGGACACACCATCCACTGGACCGGACCCCACGGCGAAACGGCGACGACCCACGCTTCCGGCCCGCTGTCGACGTACGTGAGGAAGGACCGGGAACCTGGCTCACCACCTGGGTGA
- a CDS encoding cation-translocating P-type ATPase: protein MNTTSAGLSSAEAARRLATDGPNRITVAGGRRPWRILLDQFREWIVVMLLVSAVIVALAGEWSTAVVFVVLVSVNAGIGGIQEYKAQRTMDSLQRLVHAEAAVIRDGVTMTVPTADLVVGDVVIVGEGDSVPADLRLTEVDGFATNEFALTGESGTSHKSTTPVDGNAPLAERSDSAFSGTLVATGEAQGLVTATGARTELGKIADLTGDVPQPPGPLQKEMATITKTVGLMVVTITAVLLVVAVGASMSFLNALLFAVGLAAALIPQGLPAEVNTALAGASAALARQNVLVKQLNSVETLGCTSVICTDKTGTLTRNEMTVTDAVVGGVPVAVTGTGYGNDGELRGPDGVLTVATVSSDAVDLTTGLGAFLAVGAFASTADILPPDADHPDRYVLGDPTEACLLPLAAKGGLDPDRLREGYDQVRVLTFDSERRRMTSVRLINGTPVAYVKGSPDVVAACATRVLVGGPDGTVRECTDADRASFLDAADSHARRGLRTLAVAVRTDVDPTGDVDAVECDLTLLGLVAMIDPLRDEVTEAMDLTHRAGIAVNIVTGDSAFTASTIAHQAHLAGGRAVRTVAVAELHDMTDAEVLTAASGGGTVFSRVAPADKMRIVTLLRDSGRVVAVTGDGINDAPALKAADIGVAMGRTGTDVAKDAADLVLLDDSYPSLVTAVRQGRRIYANVRKGVLSCLTSNVGEFVVNGVGLLLYTVAGVPLPIPVTLLLAIDVLGEILPIAALGGDPEEGETLTERPRDPDARILTRWTMLDLALTGLVMGLLALGGYLLAWVAQGVSLSDAGDVADADPGVLAAATTVTYVTVLCTQLAAIIHRRSTRGVFTRYQLSNRLFWAAVAAAVIIMLAIVHVPGLQDFFSAAPLPPVMWLYVMASVAVIVAARTVIVRVCDRSSHQDSHIRTGY from the coding sequence GTGAACACCACATCTGCTGGTCTCAGTTCGGCTGAGGCCGCCCGTCGACTCGCCACTGACGGCCCGAACCGCATCACCGTCGCCGGAGGACGCCGCCCCTGGCGCATCCTCCTCGACCAGTTCCGCGAGTGGATCGTCGTCATGCTGCTGGTCAGTGCGGTGATCGTCGCCCTGGCCGGCGAATGGTCGACGGCCGTGGTCTTCGTGGTGCTGGTCTCCGTCAACGCCGGGATCGGCGGCATCCAGGAGTACAAGGCGCAACGCACCATGGACAGTCTCCAACGACTGGTCCACGCCGAGGCCGCGGTCATCCGGGACGGGGTGACGATGACCGTCCCGACCGCGGACCTCGTCGTCGGCGATGTGGTCATCGTCGGTGAAGGGGATTCGGTCCCCGCCGACCTGCGGTTGACCGAGGTCGACGGGTTCGCCACCAACGAGTTCGCCCTCACCGGCGAATCCGGGACCTCTCACAAGTCCACGACCCCGGTCGACGGGAACGCCCCGCTCGCCGAACGCAGCGACTCTGCCTTCTCCGGAACCCTCGTCGCCACCGGCGAGGCACAGGGTCTGGTCACCGCCACAGGGGCCCGCACCGAGCTGGGAAAGATCGCCGATCTCACCGGTGATGTGCCGCAGCCCCCGGGCCCGTTGCAGAAGGAGATGGCGACGATCACGAAGACCGTCGGCCTGATGGTCGTGACCATCACCGCGGTGCTGCTGGTGGTCGCCGTTGGCGCGTCCATGTCCTTCCTCAACGCCCTGCTCTTCGCCGTCGGGCTGGCGGCCGCCCTGATCCCCCAGGGGTTGCCTGCCGAGGTGAACACCGCCCTGGCCGGCGCCTCAGCCGCACTGGCCCGGCAGAACGTCCTGGTCAAGCAATTGAACTCGGTCGAGACGCTGGGCTGCACCTCGGTCATCTGCACCGACAAGACCGGGACGCTGACCCGCAACGAGATGACGGTCACCGATGCCGTGGTCGGCGGGGTCCCGGTGGCGGTCACCGGTACCGGGTACGGAAACGACGGTGAACTCCGGGGGCCGGACGGGGTACTGACGGTAGCGACCGTATCCTCCGACGCCGTCGACCTCACCACAGGTCTCGGCGCTTTTCTCGCCGTCGGCGCCTTCGCGTCCACCGCGGACATCCTGCCGCCGGATGCCGACCACCCTGACCGGTACGTCCTCGGCGATCCCACCGAAGCCTGTCTGCTCCCGCTGGCAGCCAAGGGCGGGCTCGACCCCGATCGACTGCGGGAGGGCTATGACCAGGTACGGGTGCTGACCTTCGACTCCGAGCGCAGGCGGATGACCTCGGTGAGACTCATCAACGGGACCCCGGTCGCCTATGTCAAGGGGTCGCCGGATGTGGTGGCCGCCTGCGCCACCCGGGTCCTCGTCGGCGGACCCGACGGGACGGTCCGGGAATGTACGGACGCCGACCGGGCGTCCTTCCTCGACGCCGCCGACTCCCACGCCCGCCGGGGCCTGCGCACCCTTGCCGTGGCGGTACGCACCGACGTCGACCCGACCGGGGACGTCGACGCGGTGGAATGTGACCTCACCCTTCTCGGTCTCGTCGCGATGATCGATCCGCTGCGCGACGAGGTGACGGAGGCAATGGACCTCACCCACCGGGCCGGTATCGCGGTGAACATCGTCACCGGCGATTCCGCGTTCACCGCGTCCACCATCGCGCACCAGGCACACTTGGCCGGCGGACGCGCGGTGCGGACGGTGGCTGTCGCCGAGCTGCACGACATGACAGATGCAGAGGTGCTGACGGCGGCGTCCGGTGGCGGCACGGTGTTCAGCCGGGTCGCTCCGGCAGACAAGATGCGCATCGTCACCCTGCTGCGTGATTCCGGCCGGGTCGTCGCCGTCACCGGTGACGGGATCAACGACGCCCCGGCACTGAAGGCCGCGGACATCGGCGTGGCGATGGGCCGGACCGGGACCGACGTGGCGAAGGACGCCGCGGACCTCGTCCTCCTGGACGACTCCTACCCTTCACTGGTCACCGCGGTGCGGCAGGGCCGCCGGATCTACGCGAACGTCCGCAAAGGGGTGCTGAGCTGCCTGACCTCGAATGTCGGCGAGTTCGTGGTCAATGGCGTGGGCCTGCTGCTGTACACCGTGGCCGGGGTACCGTTACCGATTCCGGTGACGCTGCTGCTGGCCATCGACGTGCTCGGTGAGATCCTGCCGATCGCTGCGCTGGGCGGGGATCCGGAAGAGGGCGAGACGCTCACCGAGCGGCCCCGCGACCCGGACGCACGGATCCTCACCCGGTGGACGATGCTTGATCTTGCCCTCACCGGCCTTGTCATGGGGCTGCTCGCCCTCGGCGGCTACCTGCTGGCCTGGGTGGCGCAGGGGGTCTCTCTCTCCGACGCCGGGGATGTCGCCGACGCTGACCCTGGCGTACTCGCCGCAGCGACGACGGTCACCTATGTCACCGTGCTGTGCACCCAGCTCGCGGCGATCATCCACCGGCGCAGTACCCGGGGTGTGTTCACCCGCTACCAGTTGTCCAACCGGCTGTTCTGGGCCGCGGTGGCGGCGGCGGTCATCATCATGCTCGCGATCGTGCACGTGCCGGGGCTACAGGACTTCTTCTCCGCCGCGCCGCTGCCGCCGGTGATGTGGCTCTACGTCATGGCGTCCGTGGCGGTGATCGTGGCTGCCCGGACGGTGATCGTGCGGGTCTGCGACAGGTCATCACATCAAGACTCCCATATTCGAACAGGGTATTGA
- the purB gene encoding adenylosuccinate lyase encodes MADKKKISNVLANRYASPELTAIWSPEDKILAERRLWIAVMKAQQEMGVEISAGAVEDYERVIDSIDLASIAEREKITRHDVKARIEEFNALAGHEDIHKGMTSRDLTENVEQLQIRRSLEIARDKAVAVLARIAERAAEYKTLVMAGRSHNVAAQATTLGKRFASAADELMVGIERVENLLDRYPLRGIKGPMGTSQDMLDLLGGDVDKLAEFEKKIADELGFSRIFDSVGQVYPRSLDFDALSALVEIGAAMSSLSMTIRLMAGNETVTEGFKEGQVGSSAMPHKMNARSCERVGGMQILLRGYMTMASDLAGSQWNEGDVFCSVVRRVALPDAFFAFDGQCETFLTVLDEFGAFPAMIDRELERYLPFLATTRILMAAVRAGVGRETAHEVIKENAVAVALNMRENGGGQDLVARLAADERLPLDADALTAALADRHAFIGAAEDQTDRVLARVAAVVAKYPDAAAYTPGDIL; translated from the coding sequence GTGGCTGACAAGAAGAAGATCTCCAATGTCCTGGCGAACCGCTACGCCTCCCCCGAACTCACCGCAATCTGGAGCCCCGAGGACAAGATCCTCGCCGAGCGCCGCCTGTGGATCGCCGTGATGAAGGCCCAGCAGGAGATGGGGGTGGAGATCTCCGCGGGTGCGGTCGAGGACTACGAGCGCGTCATCGACAGCATCGATCTCGCGTCCATCGCCGAGCGGGAGAAAATCACCCGACACGACGTCAAGGCCCGTATCGAGGAGTTCAACGCCCTGGCCGGGCACGAGGACATCCACAAGGGCATGACCAGCCGCGACCTCACTGAGAACGTCGAGCAGCTGCAGATCCGCCGCTCCCTGGAGATCGCCCGCGACAAGGCCGTCGCCGTCCTCGCCCGCATCGCCGAGCGTGCCGCCGAGTACAAGACCCTCGTCATGGCCGGACGCTCCCACAATGTCGCCGCCCAGGCCACTACCCTCGGCAAGCGCTTCGCCTCGGCCGCCGACGAACTGATGGTCGGTATCGAGCGCGTCGAGAACCTCCTGGACCGCTACCCGCTGCGCGGCATCAAGGGCCCGATGGGCACCAGTCAGGACATGCTCGACCTGCTCGGCGGCGACGTGGACAAGCTCGCCGAGTTCGAGAAGAAGATCGCCGACGAACTCGGTTTCTCCCGGATCTTCGACTCCGTCGGCCAGGTCTACCCCCGCTCCCTCGACTTCGACGCACTGTCTGCCCTGGTGGAGATCGGTGCGGCGATGTCGTCACTGTCGATGACCATCCGTCTCATGGCCGGCAACGAGACCGTCACCGAGGGATTCAAGGAGGGCCAGGTCGGTTCCTCCGCCATGCCGCACAAGATGAACGCCCGGTCCTGTGAGCGTGTCGGTGGGATGCAGATCCTTCTCCGTGGCTACATGACCATGGCCTCCGACCTCGCCGGTTCCCAGTGGAACGAGGGTGACGTCTTCTGCTCGGTGGTGCGCCGTGTCGCCCTGCCGGACGCCTTCTTCGCCTTCGACGGTCAGTGCGAGACCTTCCTCACCGTCCTCGACGAGTTCGGTGCCTTCCCCGCGATGATCGACCGTGAGCTGGAGCGTTACCTGCCGTTCCTCGCCACGACCCGTATTCTCATGGCCGCGGTGCGCGCCGGGGTCGGCCGAGAGACCGCCCACGAGGTCATCAAGGAGAACGCCGTCGCCGTCGCTCTGAACATGCGCGAGAACGGTGGCGGACAAGACCTCGTCGCCCGCCTCGCCGCCGATGAGCGTCTCCCGCTGGACGCCGACGCCCTCACCGCGGCCTTGGCCGACCGTCACGCCTTCATCGGTGCGGCGGAGGACCAGACCGACCGCGTCCTCGCCCGCGTCGCCGCCGTCGTCGCCAAGTACCCGGACGCCGCCGCCTACACCCCCGGCGATATCCTCTAG
- a CDS encoding VIT1/CCC1 transporter family protein yields MTTAHPGEAHPTSVNAKLNTLRAGVLGANDGIVSTSALLLGVIASGAGSTAIFTAGMAAAVAGAVSMALGEYVSVSAQRDSEKSLIAKETGELTDMPAEETEEMAGILRGYGISAETAEKAAAEIQAGDPLPAHLQLELGIDEEDLTRPWAAAGSSAVSFMLGALLPMLAVLIAPHSVAAVVVTVVTLLALAVTGAVSARLGGNPVGKSVARLVIGGALGLAVTYAVGSLFDV; encoded by the coding sequence ATGACTACCGCACATCCGGGCGAAGCCCATCCGACCTCCGTCAACGCGAAACTCAACACCCTGCGGGCCGGGGTGCTGGGTGCCAACGACGGCATCGTCTCGACCTCCGCCCTGCTGCTAGGCGTCATCGCCTCCGGGGCGGGGTCCACCGCGATCTTCACCGCGGGCATGGCTGCTGCCGTCGCGGGTGCGGTATCGATGGCTCTGGGGGAGTACGTTTCCGTCTCCGCACAGCGCGACAGCGAGAAGTCGTTGATCGCCAAGGAAACCGGCGAGTTGACGGACATGCCGGCCGAGGAGACCGAGGAGATGGCGGGGATCCTCCGGGGTTACGGCATCTCGGCAGAGACGGCGGAGAAGGCCGCCGCGGAAATCCAGGCGGGGGATCCGCTGCCGGCCCACCTGCAGCTGGAACTCGGTATCGACGAGGAGGACCTCACCCGCCCCTGGGCCGCGGCCGGATCCTCGGCGGTGTCGTTCATGCTCGGGGCGCTGCTGCCGATGCTGGCGGTCCTGATAGCCCCGCACAGTGTGGCTGCGGTCGTCGTGACCGTGGTGACGCTGCTCGCTCTCGCGGTGACCGGTGCAGTCTCCGCGCGGCTCGGCGGGAACCCGGTGGGGAAGTCCGTCGCCCGCCTCGTCATCGGCGGTGCACTGGGACTCGCGGTGACCTACGCGGTCGGCTCGTTGTTCGACGTCTGA
- a CDS encoding LysE family translocator yields METALVLQFALTAGLFSLMPGADWAYAITAGLRSRSIVPPILGLASGYVVVVSVIAVGVGAVVASSPGILTALTVVGSCYILWLGVTTLLGLKSTDGSLVTVAAGTDAATGPAAPTAADARRDSLQQYLHGMGVSGINPKGLMLLLALLPQFLTEGGWASGVQILLLGGIFILEILVVYSGVAVAARSLLRSRPRLSMAVSVASGLFLTVFGTWLLLDALVV; encoded by the coding sequence GTGGAAACAGCACTCGTCCTTCAGTTCGCACTCACCGCCGGACTGTTCTCGCTCATGCCCGGCGCCGACTGGGCCTACGCCATCACCGCCGGTCTGCGGTCCCGGTCCATCGTGCCGCCGATCCTCGGACTCGCCAGCGGATACGTGGTCGTCGTCTCGGTGATCGCCGTCGGGGTGGGTGCGGTCGTGGCGTCCTCCCCCGGGATCCTCACCGCCCTCACCGTGGTCGGGTCGTGCTACATCCTCTGGCTCGGCGTCACGACACTGCTCGGACTGAAAAGCACCGACGGATCCCTCGTCACCGTGGCCGCCGGCACCGACGCAGCCACCGGACCCGCCGCACCCACGGCCGCGGACGCCCGCCGGGACAGCCTGCAGCAGTACCTGCACGGCATGGGTGTCAGCGGGATCAACCCCAAGGGCCTCATGCTGCTGCTCGCCCTGCTTCCCCAGTTCCTCACCGAGGGAGGCTGGGCCTCCGGTGTCCAGATCCTCCTGCTCGGCGGGATCTTCATCCTCGAGATCCTCGTCGTCTACTCCGGCGTGGCGGTGGCCGCCCGCTCCCTGCTGCGCTCGCGTCCCCGGCTGAGCATGGCGGTCAGTGTGGCCTCCGGGCTCTTCCTCACGGTCTTCGGTACCTGGCTTCTGCTCGACGCGCTGGTCGTCTAG
- a CDS encoding Lrp/AsnC family transcriptional regulator: MDAVDREILSHLQRDGRMSVTDLARTVRLSVSACHRRVKDLESSGAIRGYHAEISPEALGLTFEALVMVTMGRTDQATVAAFEKAVAAEPSVISAERLFGETDFILRTLSRDLAGYQELYDTVLGTLPGVERLTSTMVMKRLDTGAPGPRL; encoded by the coding sequence ATGGACGCTGTTGACCGGGAAATACTTTCACACCTTCAGCGGGACGGGCGGATGAGTGTCACCGATCTCGCGAGGACGGTCCGGCTCAGTGTCTCCGCCTGCCACCGCCGGGTGAAGGATCTCGAGAGCTCCGGGGCGATCCGTGGCTACCACGCGGAGATCTCCCCCGAGGCCCTGGGACTGACCTTCGAGGCGCTCGTCATGGTGACGATGGGACGTACCGACCAGGCGACCGTCGCCGCATTCGAGAAGGCCGTCGCCGCTGAACCGTCGGTCATCTCCGCGGAGCGGCTCTTCGGCGAGACCGACTTCATCCTGCGCACCCTCAGCCGGGACCTCGCCGGCTACCAGGAGCTCTACGACACGGTGCTCGGCACCCTCCCCGGGGTGGAACGGCTGACCTCGACGATGGTGATGAAGCGGCTGGACACCGGTGCCCCCGGTCCACGTCTGTAG